AAAGTCATTTTGAAATGTATTTAGATGCCATGCAAGCTTGTGGTGCTTCTACCCAAAAAATAACCGCTTTTTTGCAAGAAGTTGTTCAAACTCAAAACATATTTGTGGCCATTAAAACGGCAAACTTGCATCCAAACATTAAACGTTTTTTAGATTTTACTTTTAATGTAATTGAACACGGTAAAACACACGAAATTGCTGCAGCTTTTACCTTTGGTCGCGAAGATTTGATTCCGAAAATGTTTACCGAAATTTTAAAAGAGTTTAAAGTAAATTTTCCGAACCACGATTTATCTAAATTGATTTATTATTTTGAACGTCATATTGAATTGGATGCCGATGAACATGGCCCAATGGCATTTAAAATGTTAGAAGTTTTATGTGGAACTGATAATCAAAAATGGAAAGAAGTTGAGGCGGTTGCTATTGAAGCTTTAGAATGCCGTATGGAACTTTGGGATGCCATTTTAGAAAATATTACTGCCGAAACCATGGCATAAAAAAATCGACCATAAGGTCGATTTTTTTTTATAATTATTTCTATTTAAAAGAAAAGATGATTTTCTAGAAAAATTTATAATTCTTCTGCTCCGTTACCCATGTAGTCAACAATAAACTGCTTGTTTTGGCAAAACGCAGCAAGTTCGGTTTCAATAAAATGCAAAACCGTTTCTTTGTTTGCTTCAGGGTATAAAACATGTACGTTAGCACCAGCATCTAAAGTAAAACAAACCGGTGTGTTGGTTGCTTTTCTAAATTCCCATATTTTATTAATAATTTGTAAGGTATTTGGTTTCATTAAAATAAAATACGGCATTGAGGTTAACATCATGGCATGCAAGGTTAAAGCTTCGCTTTCTACCAAGGCAATAAACTCGGTTAAATTACCCGTTTCTAAAATGTTTTTTAGTTGGGTTAAGTTTACGTGTGCCTGTTCAAAGCGTTGTGCTGCAAACGGATGATTGTGCATCAAATCGTGACCAAGGGTGCTAGAAACTTGTTTTTCACCTTTATCTACTAATAAAATGGTATCCTGAAAGTTATTAAAAACAGGATGCATTGGGAAAGGAAATGATACTCCGAATAAATCTGAACTTTCTGGAATATCTTGTTGTTTACCCCAAACTACCACATTGCCTTTTACGCTTCGGCAAGCCGAGCCCGAACCTAAACGCGCTAAAAAAGATGCTTTTTCATAAAAATAAGCATCACTCATGTTTGGGTTTAGTCGTTTTTCTAAACTCATAATATTCATAGCCAAGGCGCTCATGCCTGATGCAGATGATGCAATGCCCGAGCTATGCGGAAATGTGTTTTGTGAGTTTATAGTAAAATGAAAGTTTTTTAAATACGGGCAATAGCTTTCTATGCGTTTAAAAAACGTGTTTATTTTAGGTTTAAAATCTTCTTTAGGTTTGTTTTCGAATAAAAAATCAAATTGAAAAGTACCATTATCTGTTGTAGGTTCGTATGCAACCGATGTTATGGTTTTACAATTGTTTAATGTAAAACTTAACGATGGGTTTGCCGGAATTTGATTTTCTTTTTTTCCCCAATATTTTACTAAGGCAATGTTGCTGGGTGCACTCCAAGTGCTTTTTCCGGCTGCTGTAGTAAGTTGGTTGTGTGTGTAAATAAAATAATTGTTTGTAATCATTTTTTTTATTTTGTGTGCTACGTTGGCTTTTAGCCCTGATAGAGCCGATATCCTTTTATTTTTAAGCTGAGATTACGAGGCTAAAAATAAAAGATTAAGGCGAAAGCAGGAAATGCGATTATTTTATGCCCGAAATATTACTGCTACAAATATAAAAATTAATTGTTTGCAATATGGGTTGCTGCCAGGTAACTGGTTGTCCATGCGTTTTGAAAGTTGAATCCGCCCGTAATGGCATCAATATTTACAACTTCGCCTGCAAAATATACGTTAGGTAAAATTTTGCTTTGCATGGTTTTAAAATTTATTTCTTTTAAATCTACGCCGCCTGCGGTTACAAATTCATCTTTAAATGTGCTTTTACCATTTACTTGGTATTCATCTTGGGTTAAAATTTGTGCTAACGCTTGCATTTGTTTTTTAGATAAATCTGCCCATTTTGCATCGGCATCAATTTCGGCTTTGTTTAAAAAATAATGCCAAAGGCGCGTAGGAAAATTGAATTTATTTTTTTTGTAAATGTTTTGTTTGGCGCTTTCGGTCTTACATTCTTTCAGCTCATTTTCTATTTCATTGGTTTCGTATTCTTGCATCCAATTTAATTGTAAGGTAAAATTGTAGTTTAACTGCGCCAAATCACGAGCGCCCCAAGCCGATAAACGTAAAATAGCTGGCCCGCTAACGCCCCAATGTGTAATAAGTAATGGTCCGCTGGCTACAAGCTTTGTGTTTTTTATGCTTACCGTTGCCGGATGGGCAATGCCCATTAGCTCGGTTAATTTTTTGTTTTTGATGTTGAAAGTAAATAACGACGGAACGGGAGGTACAATTTTATGCTCAAAACTTTGTAATAAATCCCACATTTTTGGGTTTGATCCGGTGGTAAAAACAATTTTTTGCGCTAAATACTTTTGATTTTGCGTATCTAATTTCCAACCTTTTTCGCTTTGAAATACGTTTTGAACGGTTTGCGAAGTTATAATTTGAATGTTGTACTTTTTACTTAGGTTTATAAAACAATCAATTATGGTTTGCGAGCTATCTGATTCTGGAAACATGCGCCCGTCTTCTTCAATTTTTAAATTAACCTTGTGTTTTTCAAACCAAGCAATGGTATCGCCCGAGCAAAATTGATTAAATGGTCCTTTTAGTTCTTTTTCACCACGAGGGTAAAATTTAACCAAATCGTTTGGTATAAAACAAGCATGGGTAACGTTGCATCGGCCACCGCCAGAAATTTTTACCTTGGTTAAAACTTCTTTACCACGTTCTAAAATAGCAATAGTAAGTTTTGGATTTTGTTCGGCAATGTTAAGGGCTGTAAAAAATCCTGCTGCACCGCCTCCAATTATTATAATATCAAAGCTTTGAATCATTTTTTGCATTCTTGAATTGCAAAGTTACTATTTTTGTATAGTTTTATAGTTTTAATGTTAGTATTTTGTAATAATTAACGTTATTTGATAGTTTATTTACTAATCAAACAAATATTTAAATTATGAGTTTTGAAAAAAGGAAACTAATTAAAATTGTTGCATGGACCTTTGGGAGCATTATTGCTTTGGTTTTGCTGGTAAATGCTGTTTTTTTCTACTTGTTGCATTCTAAAATTCCTGAATCTTTAGCTAAAAACGATTTAGATTATAGCATTACTTATTCTGATTTATCTGTTTCTTTTTTTAGTAATGAAATTGTGTTGAAAAATTTGGTAATTCATCCTTTAGATACAACCGCTCGAGAAAAAACCGGAATTTATGCAACAATTGATAAAGTAAAATTATACGACGTTTCGTTATTAAATATTGTGCGTACCAACCAAATTAAAGTTGGTGGTTTTGATATTGAAACACCAGATATTAGGTTATATCCGTTAAAAAAAGATTCGGTTAAAGTTAAAGATCAGTTTGACAAAATTTTAAAGCTTGAGGTTTTTAACATGAACAATGGCAATTTAAAAGTTTATAAAGATTATGCTGCGCATCCCTTTTTTACGGTTGCTAATTTTAATTTTAAGTTGAATGATATTGGCATTTCTAAGCAAAGCTTGACTGATAAAATTCCGTTTACGTTTTCGGATTATAACATTACAGCCGATTCATTTACGTTTGTTATGAATCGTTTTTATACCATTACCACGGGTGCGTTTAAAACCGACTTTTCTACCTTAAAATTAAACGATATTCATTTAAAACCCAATTATACCGAAAAAGAGTTTTTAAGCCGTGTTAACCATCAGGTTGATATTTACAACGTTGCCGTAAAAGAAGTTAAGTTAGACAGCTTAAATTGGGGATACAATAAAGACCGTGAATTGTTTGTTGATATTGCTAGCGTAACTTTAGATCAGATTGATGCGCGAATTTCGCGCGATAAAGGATTACCGCCCGATACGTCGTTCAAACCTTTGTACAGCCAAATGCTGCGTGAAATACCATTCTATTTATCGGTAAATAATATAGCAATTAACAACTCGAACATTGTTTATAAAGAAGAGCAAGATGCGCGCCCGTTGTACGGAGCTGTTTCGTTCGGTAATTTTAACGCAACCATACAAAATTTAGCTTCTGGATTTAAACAAACGCATTTACCCGATGTGTTAATTGATGTGGATTGTTTGTTTTATGAAGTTGCTCCTTTGCATGTGACTTGGAATTTTAATGTTTTAAATCGCAATGACGATTTTAATATTCAAGGTGTTTTAGAAAACTTACCGGCCAATCGCGTAGATAAATTTATCGAACCAAGTTTTAACGTTACCACGCAAGGTAATTTTAAAGAGCTTAAATTTAATTATTCTGGAAATAATGAGTTAGCCAAAGGTGAGTTTGCGATTGATTATTCAGAATTACAAGTAATTTTTTTGCGAAAAGATGGTAAGAAAAATCACTTTTTATCTTTTGTAGGAAATTTATTGGTAAAAAAAGATACCGATGATCGATTTAAACATACGTACGTGAAGTTCGATAGAATCAAGGATAAGAGCTTTTTTAATTTAGTTTGGAAAACTACTGCTCAAGGCTTAGAGCATACTTTATTAGTTATTTAACATTTGAAGCCGTTTTTTATGTTTATTTTTAAAATAAAAAAACATGAGAAAATTATATTATTTTTTTGTAGGATGCCTTTTACTTGCAAGTTGTTCTACAACTAAAACGGTTACCATACAAAAAAATGGTAAGGAAGAAACGGTTGAGGTAGTACCAAGCAATGTTCAGTTTTTGGATGATTTTAGACATGTGCCTGAAGCTACAAAAGAAGCTTTTTTAAAGAAAAATAAGGCATTAAGTGATAAAACTTCGATTCTGTTTTTAACCTTAGGTTATAAAGGCGAAGTTGTAAAAGTTTACAATGCATCAAAAAATATTTACAACGGTACAACATATACGCTAAAATCTAACGGAGTTGCGGGTTACATGACGGTGCCAAATACTGAAGATATTTTAATTACTGATGATTATACCAAAGCAACAGCTTTGCTAGAAGCGAAGTATTTAGAAAAATATAAGTTTGTTTATGTTAAAAAAGATAACAATAAAAAAGACGAACCTTATACGATTTCTTACAGCAATAAGTTAAGACCATTATAAAATAAAAAAACCTCAGATTATATCTGAGGTTTTTTTATACGAAGCAAGTAAAGTCAATAAAAAAAGCTTAACCAGTAGATTAAGCTTTTTGTGTGCGTAAAAGGACTCGAACCTTCACACCTTGCGGCACCAGATCCTAAGTCTGGCGTGTCTACCAATTTCACCATACGCGATTTGGTGCGAAACAAGCTTAAACATTGTTATTCTTGTTCCTTTAAGACGTTGCAAATATACAAGCATTTTTATTTTCTGCAAACTTTAATTTAAAAAAATAGTAACTTTTATTTCAAGTTTTTTCTAACGTTTTGTAAGTAAATCAATTAAATGTTTTTAAAAAGTAGATTATTTGTTTCCTTTTTATAAAAATTAGTTATTTTTATATTTCATTACAACAAAAATTGGGTTTACCTTATAATTATACGGGGTTATCTAGTTTTTATTATCTTTACAACTTTCTATTCAATATAAATATGAACAACATAAAACAATACGTTCAGGAAAATAAAGAACGTTTTTTAAATGAATTAATTGACCTGTTAAAAATTCCATCAGTAAGTGCTGATAGCGCTTATTCACAAGATGTAATTGATGCTGCAAATGCTGTTAAAGCAAGCTTGTTGGATGCAGGATGCGATTTTGCAGAATTGTGTGAAACGCCAGGTTATCCAATTGTTTACGGAGAAAAAACAATTGATCCGGATTTACCAACCGTTTTAGTTTACGGGCATTATGATGTACAACCGGCTGATCCTATTAACTTATGGGATTCGCCACCGTTCGAACCGGTCATTAAACCAACAGCAATTCATCCTGAAGGTGCAATTTTTGCTCGTGGTGCATGCGACGATAAAGGGCAAATGTTTATGCACGTAAAAGCTTTAGAATATATGGTTCGTACTAACAACTTACCATGTAACGTAAAGTTTATGATTGAAGGAGAAGAAGAAGTAGGATCTGCATCTTTAGCTTGGTTTGTAGAACGCAATCAAGAAAAATTAAAAAATGATGTGATTTTAATTTCTGATACCGGCATGATTTCTAACGAACAACCTTCTATAACAACAGGTTTACGTGGATTAAGTTATGTTGAGGTTGAAGTTACAGGACCAAACCGCGATTTACATTCAGGTTTATACGGTGGTGCAGTAGCAAACCCAATCAATATTTTATCTAAAATGATTGCTTCGTTACATGACGAAAACAATCACATTACCATTCCTGGTTTTTATGATAAAGTTGAAGAGCTGTCTCAAGAAGAAAGAGATGAAATGGCGAAACGCCCATTTTCATTAGATAAATATAAAGAAGCTTTAGATATTGCTGATGTTAGTGGTGAAGCTGGTTATACAACCAACGAGCGCAACTCAATCCGTCCAACATTAGATGTTAATGGTATTTGGGGTGGTTATACGGGCGAAGGCGCAAAAACAGTTATTGCATCAAAAGCTTTTGCTAAAATTTCTATGCGATTAGTTCCTGGACAAGATTGGGAAGAAATTACAGATTTATTTGCCAAGCATTTTGAAGCTATTGCTCCAAAATCGGTTAAAGTTGTTGTAAAACCACATCACGGCGGACAAGGTTATGTTACACCAATTGATTCTATTGGATATCAAGCAGCAGCAAAAGCTTATACCGAATCTTTTGGAGTTACACCAATTCCGGTTCGTTCAGGAGGATCAATTCCGATTGTTGCTTTGTTTGAGAAAGAATTAAAATCAAAAACAATTATGATGGGCTTCGGGTTAGATTCTGATGCAATTCACTCTCCAAACGAACATTTTGGAGTATTTAATTACTTAAAAGGTATTGAAACGATTCCGTTATTCTATAAAAACTTTGTAGAATTATCTAAATAAAACAAAACCCCGTTACAAAACGGGGTTTTTTATTTTAAGGCATAAAGCCATTGCTTGCATTGGGCGGTGTTATTTGATTGTACAGTACTTGTTGCTCTAAAGTACTTACATTTATAAAAGGCGGTATGTGTTTTTTAATTTCTGCCTGATTCTCGGTTAAAACATTTTTAACAAAAAAAACTTCATAGCAGGTTACGCAACTTTCTAAAGTTTTTAAAACTACTAAAATAGAAGTATTTGCTACCAAATGAATGCTTTCTATTTGGCAATGCGTTTTTTCGGCAATATTAAAAAGTAAATTTTCTAAATCGTTACCAAAAAATGTTTTTAAAATGGCTGAATAATTGTTGGCACCAAGCGGAAAAGCTTCTTCTTGCGTACTAAACTTAATAATGCTTTCAATTTCTGCGGTTGATTTATTAGATAACGAATATAGGATTGAAGTAATGCAGGCTCTTAAACCTTCTTCAATTTTATACCTTTCTTCCCCAGTAAGGGTGCACAAATTTTGTATCGTATTTTCGCAAACTATTTCGTTTATTTTCTTTAATATTCGCATAACAAACCAAGTTTAGTAATAAAATTAACATTTTTTGCGAAATAAAGAATGCTTTAACTTACAAAATTTGATATAAAATGGGTTTGCTTGGAGATGCATCATTCTCAAACGATGCAATTTGTAAGTTTAAAACGTAAGTACCGTCAGGAATTTGGTTGCTAACAAAAATAAGTTCGGTTATGGTACAATCCCAACGGGCATCGCTATTTACAGCAATAACATTGGTTAAGTTCCAAAAAGCTTTGTGCGCAACTAACGCCCCGTTATCTTTTTCTTTATCTACGCTGGGTAAATCAATCAATAAATGGCTAACGTTAATTTCTTTAATATATTGAGCGGCAGCCTCAGATAAATAGGGCGGATTGGTGTTAGAATAATTTTTATGCTTTTTTTCTGATAAGTTTGGTAAGGTTCTAATTATTAAAGCTTCGGGCTTTTTTCCGTTTAAAGCTTTTTGAATTTGATTCGCTGTTAGTACATAATCTCTGTTTTGTAATTCTGGAGTTATAGAAATTAACTCGGCTACAAATACAAATTTTTTTAAGGTTTGGTTTATAGAATAAAAGTTTTGTGTAATATGTCCTAAACATTCGGTATGCGTACCGTGTCCATGCGGATTAAATAAAATGTTGTTAAAGTTGGTTGCCGATTTTCCTGAACGAACGCTGCCCACAAAATCTCCCATAACAACCGGGGTAATTTCGGGCTGGCTCAAATACCAAGCAATTGGGTTTTTGGCTGTATTTTCAATCGGTAATGAAATATCTAGCGGGTTAGCTAAATCAATTACTAATTTTTGGTTTTGATGTTCAAGTGTTGCTTTCATTATTCGTTAATTCTAAAAAGTTCTGAGGCAATGCCATCGCAAAAAAACTTGCCTTGTAAGGTAGTTTTTAAAACATTATTTTCTATAACTAATTTATTTTGCGCAATAAACGGTGCTGCGTTTGTTTTTACATACGCTAAATAATCAGCACCAAATTCGGCTTCAATTCGAGGTAAATCAACGCCCCAAATGGTGCGCAAGCCCGTCATAATATATTCGTTGTACCGATCTTGTTTGGTTAAAACTTCAACTTCGTTTGGTAAAATGTTTGCTTGTATTTGCTGAATATATAAAGAATTGTTGGCAACATTCCACGAACGATCCGTTCCGTTAAAGCTATGCGCCGATGGACCAATAGCTAAATATTTTTTACCCAACCAATAAGCCGAATTGTTTTTAGAAAAATAATCAGGTTTACTAAAATTAGATAATTCGTAATGAATATAACCTTGGTTTTCTAAGGTTTTTACTAAATGTAAAAAATGCTCGTGCGCAACGGCATCATCTGTGTTGTCAATTTTACCTTTTTTAATTAAGGTTGCTAGTGCCGTTCTTGGTTCTACAGTTAAGGCATAGCTAGAAATATGCGGAATGTTTAAGCTTAAGGCTGTTTGTACGTTTGCATCCCATTTTTCTAGGCTCATGTTTGGAATGCCGTAAATTAAATCAATCGAAATGTTATTAAAATACTGCGTTGCAATTTGTAAACATTGTAAAGCTTCGGCAGCATTATGCGCCCGATTCATCAGCTTTAAATCATCTTCAAAAAAAGATTGAATGCCAATGCTTAATCGGTTTATTTTAGATTGTGCTAAGCTGATAATGCGTTTCTCGTTTAAATCGTCCGGATTAGCTTCTAAAGTAATTTCGGGGTTGGGAACAACAGTAAATAAATTAAAAATTTGAGCTAATATTTTATCTATTTCGGCATTGGTTAATACGCTCGGCGTTCCTCCTCCAAAATAAATAGTTTCTACCGGTTCCTGAATTTCGTTTTTGCGTAATTCAATTTCACGAATGAGCGCATCAATCATCTCATCTTTCTTTTTTAAAGAAGTAGAAAAATGAAAATCGCAATAATGACAAGCTTGTTTGCAAAACGGAATATGAATATAAATACCTGCCATATTTATTTTTTTACGCGTTCTTGGTTTTGACTTACAAACGATGCCCAACCGGAATACGATTTGCCTACTACTTGGGTTTTACCAGTATTAAAATAATGGCAAACTGCTGCAGCTAAGCCATCGGTTGAATCTAGGTTTTTGGGTAGTTCTTTTAAACCGGTTAACAATTGTTGCAACATTTTGGCAACTTGTTCTTTGCTGGCATTACCGTTACCGGTAATGGCCATTTTTATTTTTTTGGGTTCGTACTCGGTAATCGGAATATCGCGCGATAATCCGGCAGCCATAGCTACGCCCTGAGCACGCCCTAATTTTAACATAGATTGTACATTTTTACCAAAAAATGGTGCTTCAATAGCAATTTCGTCGGGGTTGTATGTGTCAATTAGTTCAATGGTTCGGTTAAAAATAATTTGCAAACGTTTGTAGTGATTGTCGTATTTAGAAAGTTGCAGCTCGTTAAGTTGCAAAAATTCCATTTTGTTATTAATCACTTTAATTAACCCAAAACCCATAATGGTTGTTCCGGGATCAATTCCTAAAATAATGCGTTCGTTTGCCAAAATAATTGTTTTAATTGATGATGCGATGTGAGATAACTCAAAAAATTGCATCTTTGCATCATGACATTTTTATCTCCCAAAATTAAGCATTTATTAGTTCTAATAGCAAAAATCGTTATTGTTGTCGGGGCGTTTTATTTTATATACAACCAATTGATGTATAACGAGCAAATTGATTGGAATGAATTTAAAAAAATAGTTGTTGCCAA
This genomic window from Flavobacterium agricola contains:
- a CDS encoding DUF3050 domain-containing protein yields the protein MSSIQAVNQAISGYKSALLKHPLYNEITNIQDLHAFTEGHVYAVWDFMSLLKALQIKLTCVQTPWFASEHTELRYLINAIVLGEESDETLSGSHQSHFEMYLDAMQACGASTQKITAFLQEVVQTQNIFVAIKTANLHPNIKRFLDFTFNVIEHGKTHEIAAAFTFGREDLIPKMFTEILKEFKVNFPNHDLSKLIYYFERHIELDADEHGPMAFKMLEVLCGTDNQKWKEVEAVAIEALECRMELWDAILENITAETMA
- the mvaD gene encoding diphosphomevalonate decarboxylase, translated to MITNNYFIYTHNQLTTAAGKSTWSAPSNIALVKYWGKKENQIPANPSLSFTLNNCKTITSVAYEPTTDNGTFQFDFLFENKPKEDFKPKINTFFKRIESYCPYLKNFHFTINSQNTFPHSSGIASSASGMSALAMNIMSLEKRLNPNMSDAYFYEKASFLARLGSGSACRSVKGNVVVWGKQQDIPESSDLFGVSFPFPMHPVFNNFQDTILLVDKGEKQVSSTLGHDLMHNHPFAAQRFEQAHVNLTQLKNILETGNLTEFIALVESEALTLHAMMLTSMPYFILMKPNTLQIINKIWEFRKATNTPVCFTLDAGANVHVLYPEANKETVLHFIETELAAFCQNKQFIVDYMGNGAEEL
- a CDS encoding BaiN/RdsA family NAD(P)/FAD-dependent oxidoreductase, encoding MIQSFDIIIIGGGAAGFFTALNIAEQNPKLTIAILERGKEVLTKVKISGGGRCNVTHACFIPNDLVKFYPRGEKELKGPFNQFCSGDTIAWFEKHKVNLKIEEDGRMFPESDSSQTIIDCFINLSKKYNIQIITSQTVQNVFQSEKGWKLDTQNQKYLAQKIVFTTGSNPKMWDLLQSFEHKIVPPVPSLFTFNIKNKKLTELMGIAHPATVSIKNTKLVASGPLLITHWGVSGPAILRLSAWGARDLAQLNYNFTLQLNWMQEYETNEIENELKECKTESAKQNIYKKNKFNFPTRLWHYFLNKAEIDADAKWADLSKKQMQALAQILTQDEYQVNGKSTFKDEFVTAGGVDLKEINFKTMQSKILPNVYFAGEVVNIDAITGGFNFQNAWTTSYLAATHIANN
- a CDS encoding AsmA family protein, producing the protein MSFEKRKLIKIVAWTFGSIIALVLLVNAVFFYLLHSKIPESLAKNDLDYSITYSDLSVSFFSNEIVLKNLVIHPLDTTAREKTGIYATIDKVKLYDVSLLNIVRTNQIKVGGFDIETPDIRLYPLKKDSVKVKDQFDKILKLEVFNMNNGNLKVYKDYAAHPFFTVANFNFKLNDIGISKQSLTDKIPFTFSDYNITADSFTFVMNRFYTITTGAFKTDFSTLKLNDIHLKPNYTEKEFLSRVNHQVDIYNVAVKEVKLDSLNWGYNKDRELFVDIASVTLDQIDARISRDKGLPPDTSFKPLYSQMLREIPFYLSVNNIAINNSNIVYKEEQDARPLYGAVSFGNFNATIQNLASGFKQTHLPDVLIDVDCLFYEVAPLHVTWNFNVLNRNDDFNIQGVLENLPANRVDKFIEPSFNVTTQGNFKELKFNYSGNNELAKGEFAIDYSELQVIFLRKDGKKNHFLSFVGNLLVKKDTDDRFKHTYVKFDRIKDKSFFNLVWKTTAQGLEHTLLVI
- a CDS encoding putative periplasmic lipoprotein translates to MRKLYYFFVGCLLLASCSTTKTVTIQKNGKEETVEVVPSNVQFLDDFRHVPEATKEAFLKKNKALSDKTSILFLTLGYKGEVVKVYNASKNIYNGTTYTLKSNGVAGYMTVPNTEDILITDDYTKATALLEAKYLEKYKFVYVKKDNNKKDEPYTISYSNKLRPL
- a CDS encoding dipeptidase produces the protein MNNIKQYVQENKERFLNELIDLLKIPSVSADSAYSQDVIDAANAVKASLLDAGCDFAELCETPGYPIVYGEKTIDPDLPTVLVYGHYDVQPADPINLWDSPPFEPVIKPTAIHPEGAIFARGACDDKGQMFMHVKALEYMVRTNNLPCNVKFMIEGEEEVGSASLAWFVERNQEKLKNDVILISDTGMISNEQPSITTGLRGLSYVEVEVTGPNRDLHSGLYGGAVANPINILSKMIASLHDENNHITIPGFYDKVEELSQEERDEMAKRPFSLDKYKEALDIADVSGEAGYTTNERNSIRPTLDVNGIWGGYTGEGAKTVIASKAFAKISMRLVPGQDWEEITDLFAKHFEAIAPKSVKVVVKPHHGGQGYVTPIDSIGYQAAAKAYTESFGVTPIPVRSGGSIPIVALFEKELKSKTIMMGFGLDSDAIHSPNEHFGVFNYLKGIETIPLFYKNFVELSK
- a CDS encoding cyclase family protein is translated as MKATLEHQNQKLVIDLANPLDISLPIENTAKNPIAWYLSQPEITPVVMGDFVGSVRSGKSATNFNNILFNPHGHGTHTECLGHITQNFYSINQTLKKFVFVAELISITPELQNRDYVLTANQIQKALNGKKPEALIIRTLPNLSEKKHKNYSNTNPPYLSEAAAQYIKEINVSHLLIDLPSVDKEKDNGALVAHKAFWNLTNVIAVNSDARWDCTITELIFVSNQIPDGTYVLNLQIASFENDASPSKPILYQIL
- the hemW gene encoding radical SAM family heme chaperone HemW yields the protein MAGIYIHIPFCKQACHYCDFHFSTSLKKKDEMIDALIREIELRKNEIQEPVETIYFGGGTPSVLTNAEIDKILAQIFNLFTVVPNPEITLEANPDDLNEKRIISLAQSKINRLSIGIQSFFEDDLKLMNRAHNAAEALQCLQIATQYFNNISIDLIYGIPNMSLEKWDANVQTALSLNIPHISSYALTVEPRTALATLIKKGKIDNTDDAVAHEHFLHLVKTLENQGYIHYELSNFSKPDYFSKNNSAYWLGKKYLAIGPSAHSFNGTDRSWNVANNSLYIQQIQANILPNEVEVLTKQDRYNEYIMTGLRTIWGVDLPRIEAEFGADYLAYVKTNAAPFIAQNKLVIENNVLKTTLQGKFFCDGIASELFRINE
- the ruvC gene encoding crossover junction endodeoxyribonuclease RuvC yields the protein MANERIILGIDPGTTIMGFGLIKVINNKMEFLQLNELQLSKYDNHYKRLQIIFNRTIELIDTYNPDEIAIEAPFFGKNVQSMLKLGRAQGVAMAAGLSRDIPITEYEPKKIKMAITGNGNASKEQVAKMLQQLLTGLKELPKNLDSTDGLAAAVCHYFNTGKTQVVGKSYSGWASFVSQNQERVKK